One Pecten maximus chromosome 16, xPecMax1.1, whole genome shotgun sequence DNA window includes the following coding sequences:
- the LOC117345187 gene encoding endoglucanase 15-like, which yields MLRLLIFAVSVTLVFGAATNVQITNEWPGGFQGTFTIHPDNELHGWKAHLQFSKPVDKVEIWKASVVATTNNNQEYVVQNVPGVGDIGGGSSLDVIFVARASGDHAGPVRVFVEGVDAGGSTGGGSTGGGGSTGGGGSTGGGSSGDGGSTGGSGTPISGGSSSLGSSTKYDYGNALGLSILFYDAQRSGRLPSNNPIPWRSNSALGDGSDVGTDLTGGWYDAGDLVKFNFPMASTTTILAWGLIRWKDGYEAAGQLEMMYDCIKWPLDYFLKCWKPSQNVYYAQVGNGGADHAVWGRPEDMHMGRPAYKVDTGRPGSDVAGETAASLAAGSIAFKTRDAGYSTKLLTAAKSLYEFAKNHKGIYSQSVPDAQSYYGSTGYNDELCEGAMWLYKATQEGHYLDDAKGFYEADTSWALSWDDKKVSCQLLLWEETQDAKYKGNVQDFVNSYKPGGGITYTPCGLAWRDQWGSLRYAANAAFVALMAAEDGVGGNDYKTFALSQINYILGDNRQHMSFEIGFGSNYPKQPHHRGSSCPGAGCGWNDYNSGGANPHVLKGALVGGPDQGDNYADKRSDYTKNEVTCDYNAGFQSALAGLSSFAKRGELPGSPAAKC from the exons ATGCTGCGTTTGTTGATTTTCGCAGTAAGCGTGACCCTGGTATTTGGGGCCGCGACAAATGTACAGATCACCAATGAATGGCCAGGTGGCTTCCAGGGCACCTTCACCATCCATCCTGACAATGAACTGCACGGCTGGAAAGCACACCTTCAGTTCTCCAAACCAGTCGATAAAGTCGAG ATCTGGAAGGCATCTGTCGTCGCCACGACCAATAATAACCAGGAGTACGTAGTACAAAACGTCCCTGGGGTTGGTGACATTGGCGGTGGGTCCAGCCTCGATGTTATATTTGTTGCGCGTGCCTCCGGAGACCATGCTGGCCCAGTCAGGGTTTTTGTAGAAGGAGTTGATGCAGGAGGAAGTACAGGCGGTGGTAGTACTGGTGGAGGTGGCAGCACTGGAGGAGGTGGCAGTACTGGTGGTGGTTCTTCCGGTGATGGCGGATCTACGGGAGGATCAGGTACTCCCATTTCCGGTGGATCATCATCACTTGGAT CTTCGACAAAATATGACTATGGCAATGCCCTCGGACTGTCAATTCTGTTCTACGATGCTCAACGATCTGGTAGACTCCCTTCTAACAACCCTATCCCATGGCGATCTAACTCTGCTCTCGGAGACGGAAGTGACGTTGGAACAGACTTGACCGGGGGGTGGTATGACG CGGGAGACCTTGTTAAATTCAACTTCCCAATGGCTTCTACTACCACAATCCTGGCATGGGGACTGATCAGATGGAAAGATGGCTACGAGGCGGCTGGTCAGTTGGAAATGATGTACGATTGTATAAAATGGCCACTCGATTACTTCTTGAAGTGCTGGAAACCAAGTCAGAATGTATACTACGCTCAG GTTGGCAACGGTGGAGCTGATCACGCAGTCTGGGGCCGACCAGAAGACATGCACATGGGTAGACCAGCCTACAAAGTGGATACTGGAAGACCCGGAAGTGACGTTGCAGGGGAAACAGCAGCTTCTCTTGCCGCTGGATCTATTGCTTTCAAAACCAGAG aTGCTGGCTATTCTACTAAGCTTTTGACAGCTGCCAAGAGCTTGTACGAGTTTGCGAAGAATCACAAAGGAATCTACTCACAAAGTGTACCAGACGCTCAGAGCTATTACGG ATCTACGGGCTATAATGACGAACTGTGTGAGGGAGCTATGTGGTTATACAAGGCTACACAAGAAGGACACTACCTTGACGATGCCAAGGGCTTTTACGAGGCCGATACCAGCTGGGCCTTGTCCTGGGATGACAAGAAGGTCTCTTGCCAG CTGCTATTGTGGGAGGAGACACAGGACGCCAAGTACAAAGGAAACGTTCAGGACTTCGTCAACAGCTACAAACCAGGTGGCGGAATCACATACACACCATGTGGACTCGCCTGGAGAGATCAGTGGGGAAGTCTTAGATACGCTG CTAACGCTGCCTTCGTGGCACTGATGGCGGCCGAAGATGGAGTGGGAGGAAATGACTATAAGACATTTGCGCTATCACAGATCAACTACATCCTCGGGGACAACAGACAACACATGAGTTTTGAAATCGGGTTCGGCAGCAACTATCCTAAACAACCTCACCACAGAGGAAG TTCATGCCCCGGCGCTGGATGCGGATGGAATGACTACAACAGCGGTGGTGCCAATCCACATGTCCTAAAGGGAGCGTTGGTCGGTGGGCCTGACCAAGGAGACAATTACGCCGACAAAAGGTCTGACTACACCAAGAACGAAGTCACGTGTGACTACAATGCTGGATTCCAATCGGCACTCGCag GTCTATCGTCATTTGCCAAACGTGGAGAACTCCCAGGCTCTCCTGCCGCTAAATGTTAA